From Caretta caretta isolate rCarCar2 chromosome 9, rCarCar1.hap1, whole genome shotgun sequence, one genomic window encodes:
- the LOC125642453 gene encoding transcription cofactor HES-6, protein MAPSSRPSKSRPSREEEDFCDARGGDRKARKPLVEKKRRARINESLQELRLILADTEFQAKMENAEVLELTVKRVQGVLQSRSLESDKLHREASERFAAGYIQCMHEVHTFVSNCPGIDSTVAAELLNHLLESMPLNEGSFQDLIADVLSEPSVSPWPGSEGLSQPTGVSPAALSLASPPSVLLSPSSSEETCSDLEETEAEQSPASPAGLDSSRTHNVPSPSFSKSMWRPW, encoded by the exons ATGGCCCCGTCCTCTCGGCCCAGCAAGAGCCGGCCCAGCCGGGAGGAGGAGGATTTCTGTGACGCGAGAGGGGGGGACAGGAAG gccaggaagcCGCTGGTGGAGAAGAAGCGGCGAGCGCGGATTAACGAGAGCCTGCAGGAGCTGCGGCTCATCCTGGCCGACACGGAG TTTCAGGCGAAGATGGAGAACGCCGAGGTGCTGGAGCTGACCGTGAAGCGGGTGCAGGGCGTGCTGCAGAGCCGGTCTCTCG aaagtGACAAGCTGCACCGGGAGGCTAGCGAGCGGTTTGCAGCCGGGTACATTCAGTGCATGCATGAAGTTCATACCTTCGTCTCCAACTGCCCGGGGATTGATTCCACCGTCGCTGCCGAGCTGCTGAACCACCTGCTGGAGTCCATGCCACTCAACGAAGGCAGTTTCCAGGACTTGATCGCGGATGTTTTGTCAGAACCCTCCGTCAGTCCCTGGCCTGGCAGTGAGGGGCTCTCCCAGCCAACGGGGGtgtcccctgctgctctgagcctGGCCAGCCCCCCTTCAgttcttctttccccttcctccagtGAAGAGACCTGCTCGGATCTGGAAGAGACAGAGGCTGAGCAAAGCCCGGCCTCTCCAGCTGGACTGGACAGCTCCAGGACACACAACGTGCCTTCACCTAGCTTTTCCAAATCTATGTGGAGACCTTGGTAA